Proteins from a genomic interval of Gordonia sp. SL306:
- a CDS encoding amino acid ABC transporter permease translates to MSTNATVLYDAPGPKARMRNRIIAIVFIAILIAIAAYVLYILGGNDQLTSEKWNPFVKSTTWTTYILPGLWGTLKAAALSIILALLLGSILGIGRLSDHRWLRALSGLFVEVFRAIPVLILMIFAYYLFADYAIFPSSQLAFAAVVTGLTLYNGSVIAEILRSGINSLPKGQTEASMALGLRKSQMMRIVLLPQAVTAMLPALISQMVIALKDSALGYAIGYIEVVRSGIQSASYYGNYLPALVVVAIVMIVINFGLSSLATYLERRLRQGRTKRVVPDAEAADLAAMENLPTFGPK, encoded by the coding sequence ATGAGCACCAACGCAACCGTCCTCTACGACGCACCCGGCCCCAAGGCGCGGATGCGCAATCGCATCATCGCGATCGTCTTCATCGCCATCCTGATCGCGATCGCCGCCTACGTGCTCTACATCCTCGGCGGCAACGACCAGCTGACGTCGGAGAAGTGGAATCCCTTCGTCAAGTCGACCACCTGGACCACCTACATCCTGCCCGGCCTGTGGGGCACGCTGAAGGCGGCGGCACTCTCGATCATCCTGGCGTTGCTGCTCGGCTCGATCCTCGGCATCGGCCGGTTGTCCGATCATCGATGGCTACGGGCGCTGTCCGGACTGTTCGTCGAGGTGTTCCGCGCGATCCCGGTGCTGATCCTGATGATCTTCGCCTACTACCTGTTCGCCGACTACGCGATCTTCCCGTCGTCACAACTGGCATTCGCGGCCGTGGTCACCGGCCTGACCCTCTACAACGGTTCGGTGATCGCCGAGATCCTCCGTTCCGGGATCAACTCTCTCCCGAAGGGCCAGACCGAGGCGTCCATGGCCTTGGGCCTGCGCAAATCGCAGATGATGCGCATCGTCCTGCTCCCCCAGGCCGTGACCGCGATGTTGCCTGCGTTGATCTCCCAGATGGTCATCGCGCTGAAGGACAGCGCTCTCGGATACGCCATCGGCTACATCGAGGTGGTCCGATCGGGCATCCAGTCCGCGTCGTACTACGGGAACTACCTCCCCGCGCTGGTCGTGGTCGCCATCGTGATGATCGTGATCAACTTCGGGTTGTCGTCGCTGGCCACCTATCTCGAACGGCGGTTGCGTCAGGGCCGGACGAAGCGAGTGGTCCCCGACGCCGAGGCGGCCGACCTCGCGGCCATGGAGAATCTGCCGACGTTCGGGCCGAAGTAG
- a CDS encoding amino acid ABC transporter ATP-binding protein has translation MIVMKDVQKHFGSLHVLRDINLEVPAGQVVVVLGPSGSGKSTLCRTINRLEPVDSGEIYVEGKLLPDEGKDLARLRADVGMVFQSFNLFAHKTILQNVTLAPTKVRRKNKAEANKRALELLERVGIESQKDKYPAQLSGGQQQRVAIARSLAMAPKIMLFDEPTSALDPEMVNEVLDVMVSLAKEGMTMIVVTHEMGFARKAADRVIFMADGAIVEDSDPESFFSNPRSERARDFLGKILGH, from the coding sequence CGTTCAGAAGCATTTCGGATCACTCCACGTGCTGCGTGACATCAACCTCGAGGTTCCGGCCGGGCAGGTTGTCGTGGTGCTCGGCCCATCGGGCTCGGGCAAGTCCACCCTGTGCCGCACCATCAACCGTCTCGAGCCCGTCGACAGCGGTGAGATCTACGTCGAGGGCAAACTACTGCCCGACGAGGGCAAGGATCTCGCCCGTCTGCGCGCCGATGTCGGGATGGTGTTCCAGTCCTTCAATCTCTTCGCGCACAAGACAATCCTGCAGAATGTGACCCTGGCTCCCACCAAGGTGCGCAGGAAGAACAAGGCCGAGGCAAACAAACGGGCGCTCGAACTTCTCGAACGTGTCGGCATCGAGAGCCAGAAGGACAAGTATCCCGCCCAGCTGTCCGGCGGCCAGCAGCAGCGTGTCGCCATCGCGCGGTCACTCGCGATGGCGCCGAAGATCATGCTCTTCGACGAACCGACATCGGCGCTCGACCCCGAGATGGTCAACGAGGTACTCGACGTGATGGTCTCCCTCGCCAAGGAGGGGATGACGATGATCGTGGTCACCCACGAGATGGGCTTCGCGCGCAAGGCGGCCGATCGGGTGATCTTCATGGCTGACGGTGCGATCGTGGAGGATTCCGACCCGGAGAGCTTCTTCTCCAATCCCCGATCCGAACGTGCCCGCGATTTCCTCGGGAAGATCCTGGGCCACTGA
- a CDS encoding amino acid ABC transporter permease translates to MSELWADMGPQLWPAFWVTLKLTFFSSIGALIWGTLLAAMRVSPVPVMRGFSEVYINVVRNTPLTLIILFCSIGLYQNLGLTLAPDNESFIDNNNFWLAVLAFVLYTATFVCETLRSGFNTVPIGQAEAARSLGLTFPQVFGIIILPQALRSVIGPLGSVLIALTKNTTIASVIGVAEASLLMKEELETFSDQIVAVFAIIAIGFMIITLTEGFVFGYLAKRLAVKR, encoded by the coding sequence ATGAGTGAACTCTGGGCGGATATGGGGCCGCAACTGTGGCCCGCCTTCTGGGTGACGCTGAAACTGACCTTCTTCTCGTCGATCGGGGCGCTGATCTGGGGCACTCTGCTGGCCGCGATGCGGGTGTCCCCGGTCCCGGTGATGCGCGGCTTCTCCGAGGTCTACATCAACGTGGTCCGCAACACACCACTGACGCTGATCATCTTGTTCTGTTCCATCGGGCTGTACCAGAATCTCGGTCTCACCCTGGCACCGGACAACGAGAGCTTCATCGACAACAACAACTTCTGGCTGGCGGTCCTCGCATTCGTGCTCTACACGGCGACATTCGTGTGCGAGACACTACGTTCGGGCTTCAACACGGTGCCGATCGGCCAGGCGGAGGCCGCACGATCCCTGGGACTCACGTTCCCGCAGGTCTTCGGCATCATCATCCTGCCGCAAGCGCTCCGCTCGGTCATCGGGCCGCTGGGCAGTGTGCTGATCGCCCTGACCAAGAACACCACGATCGCCTCTGTCATCGGAGTGGCCGAGGCCTCGCTGCTGATGAAAGAAGAGCTCGAGACGTTCTCCGACCAGATCGTCGCGGTGTTCGCGATCATCGCGATCGGCTTCATGATCATCACGCTGACCGAAGGCTTCGTCTTCGGGTATCTGGCCAAACGACTGGCGGTGAAACGATGA
- a CDS encoding glutamate ABC transporter substrate-binding protein, giving the protein MGFTKPSTSVRRAHRATGIGILALTLALVAGALAGCGNTDPRNLLDSIRSGSVVLGTKYDQPGLGIRNPDKSVTGFDPSVSTYVVNHIADSLGVKHPEIRWRETPSAQRETLIDNGEVDMIAATYSITSARAKEVAFAGPYLINYQGLLVREDDNSITSLTDLNAGKKLCSVTGSTPAQNVKAQLPNVQLQEYDSYSSCVEALRRGKVDALTTDEVILAGYANFFPDEFKLVGMSYPEDACVKDALKKAGTPFSTEYYGVGMAKEYPDAVAKVNEAIDAMLVPGPDGQSPWDQALRDAIGNETVDSMIARADSPDSKYKFAPDPGNLEFLDSTSTPCPPGLS; this is encoded by the coding sequence ATGGGGTTCACGAAACCATCGACGTCGGTTCGTCGTGCGCACCGGGCCACGGGAATCGGAATCCTCGCCCTCACCCTCGCGCTGGTCGCCGGAGCACTGGCCGGCTGCGGCAACACCGATCCGCGGAACCTGCTCGACTCGATCCGCAGCGGTTCGGTCGTCCTGGGCACCAAGTACGACCAGCCCGGCCTCGGTATCCGGAACCCGGACAAGTCCGTCACCGGATTCGATCCGTCCGTCTCGACCTACGTCGTCAATCACATCGCCGATTCATTGGGTGTCAAGCATCCCGAGATCCGGTGGCGCGAAACACCGTCCGCCCAACGCGAGACCCTGATCGACAACGGCGAGGTGGACATGATCGCGGCCACCTACTCGATCACCTCCGCCCGGGCCAAGGAGGTGGCCTTCGCCGGGCCGTACCTGATCAATTATCAGGGGCTGCTCGTTCGGGAGGACGACAACTCGATCACCTCCCTGACCGATCTGAACGCCGGGAAGAAGCTCTGTTCGGTCACTGGGTCGACTCCCGCCCAGAACGTCAAGGCGCAGCTGCCCAACGTGCAGTTGCAGGAATACGACTCCTACTCATCGTGTGTGGAGGCGCTGCGCCGCGGCAAGGTCGACGCCCTGACCACCGACGAGGTGATCCTCGCCGGGTATGCCAACTTCTTCCCCGACGAGTTCAAACTGGTGGGCATGTCCTATCCGGAGGACGCGTGTGTGAAGGACGCGCTGAAGAAGGCGGGCACACCGTTCTCGACCGAGTATTACGGGGTCGGCATGGCCAAGGAGTATCCCGATGCCGTGGCCAAGGTCAACGAGGCGATAGATGCGATGCTCGTCCCCGGCCCGGATGGCCAGTCCCCCTGGGATCAGGCGCTCCGCGACGCCATCGGCAACGAGACGGTGGATTCGATGATCGCCCGGGCCGACAGCCCGGACTCGAAATACAAGTTCGCCCCCGATCCGGGGAATCTCGAGTTCCTCGATTCCACTTCCACCCCGTGCCCGCCGGGCCTGAGCTGA